A single genomic interval of Demequina sp. NBRC 110054 harbors:
- a CDS encoding alpha-hydroxy acid oxidase yields the protein MSRRVPRPADLAPLMRFRRFEPDARKRRLSKAHKIADLRDIAKRRTPKGAFDYTDGAAELELSLARARQAFEDVEFHPAILRDVSQLDTSVEILGGNSALPFGIAPTGFTRMMHAEGERAGASAAGAAGIPFSLSTLGTTSPEGVAEANPRGRNWFQLYMQKNRDASMGLVERAEAAGFDTLLITVDVPAAGARLRDSYNGFSIPPQLTPGTVLNAIPRPEWWWNFLTTEPLQFASLSEWDGTIGELLDSLFDPTMTFDDLEWIRDQWKGKVVVKGIQTLDDAKRVVDHGVDGIVLSNHGGRQLDRAPIPFHLLPSVAAELKGKTEIVLDTGIMSGADVVAAIAAGADFTLVGRAYLYGLMAGGREGVDRAIEILRTEIVRTMKLLGVASVAELNPDHVTQLQRLTRIAPPVD from the coding sequence ATGTCCCGCCGCGTACCCCGGCCGGCGGACCTCGCGCCGCTGATGAGGTTCCGACGCTTCGAGCCCGACGCGCGCAAGCGCCGGCTGAGCAAGGCCCACAAGATCGCAGACCTTCGCGACATCGCGAAGCGACGCACCCCGAAGGGGGCGTTCGACTACACCGACGGCGCGGCCGAGCTCGAGCTGTCGCTGGCTCGCGCGAGGCAGGCCTTCGAGGACGTCGAGTTCCACCCGGCGATCCTGCGCGACGTGTCGCAGCTCGACACCTCCGTGGAGATCCTGGGCGGCAACTCGGCCCTGCCGTTCGGTATCGCGCCGACCGGCTTCACCCGGATGATGCATGCCGAGGGCGAGCGCGCGGGGGCCTCCGCCGCGGGGGCGGCGGGCATCCCGTTCTCGCTGTCGACGCTCGGCACCACCTCCCCCGAGGGCGTCGCCGAGGCGAACCCGCGCGGCCGCAACTGGTTCCAGCTGTACATGCAGAAGAACCGCGACGCCTCGATGGGGCTCGTCGAGCGGGCCGAGGCCGCGGGCTTCGACACGCTGCTGATCACGGTCGATGTGCCCGCGGCCGGCGCCCGCCTGCGGGACAGCTACAACGGCTTCTCGATCCCGCCGCAGCTCACGCCCGGCACCGTGCTCAACGCGATCCCGCGGCCCGAGTGGTGGTGGAACTTCCTCACGACCGAGCCGCTGCAGTTCGCCTCTCTCAGCGAGTGGGACGGCACGATCGGCGAGCTCCTGGACTCACTGTTCGACCCGACCATGACGTTCGACGATCTCGAGTGGATCCGCGACCAGTGGAAGGGCAAGGTCGTCGTCAAGGGCATCCAGACGCTCGACGACGCGAAGCGCGTGGTCGACCACGGCGTGGACGGCATCGTCCTGTCGAACCATGGTGGGCGTCAGCTCGACCGCGCCCCCATCCCCTTCCACCTGCTGCCGTCGGTGGCGGCGGAGCTCAAGGGGAAGACGGAGATCGTGCTCGACACGGGCATCATGTCCGGGGCCGACGTCGTGGCGGCGATCGCGGCGGGTGCGGACTTCACTCTCGTGGGCCGCGCGTACCTGTACGGACTCATGGCCGGCGGCCGCGAGGGCGTGGACAGGGCCATCGAGATCCTGCGCACCGAGATCGTGCGGACCATGAAGCTGCTGGGCGTCGCGAGCGTCGCCGAGCTGAACCCCGATCACGTGACGCAGCTGCAGCGTCTCACGCGGATCGCGCCGCCCGTGGACTGA